One region of Eupeodes corollae chromosome 1, idEupCoro1.1, whole genome shotgun sequence genomic DNA includes:
- the LOC129942265 gene encoding zinc finger MYM-type protein 1-like isoform X1, whose protein sequence is MRHNSETRFGSIFTEAKEMADKMGLQLVVPRIIAKQTKRDNYAGSPEEYFRRSVYVPFLDHLLVQLKCRFLDHRELISKIQNILPDKCCKLHEEEMKRTVEVFTHEWPDDIRGCFDDFLAEMRMWRRHCLSMSDEKRPKNFIDALSVCDASLYKTVHRYMQIGATLPVSVATSERSFSCLRRLKTYLRSKTGEERLNGLMLLNIYK, encoded by the exons ATGCGACATAATTCCGAAACAAGATTTGGTAGCATATTTACAGAAGCTAAGGAAATGGCTGATAAAATGGGCTTACAATTGGTAGTCCCACGAATTATTGCCAAACAGACAAAACGAGACAATTATGCGGGTAGTCCGGAAGAATATTTTCGTCGGTCTGTCTATGTTCCTTTTTTGGACCATTTGTTGGTTCAGTTAAAATGTCGGTTCCTCGACCATCGtgaattaatttccaaaattcaaaatattttaccagACAAATGTTGCAAACTTCATGAAGAAGAGATGAAAAGAACTGTTGAAGTATTTACTCATGAATGGCCAGATGATATAAGAGgatgttttgatgattttttagcTGAGATGAGAATGTGGCGCAG ACATTGCTTGAGTATGTCAGATGAAAAACGGCCCAAAAACTTTATAGACGCCTTAAGTGTTTGCGATGCTTCTTTATATAAGACAGTTCATCGCTATATGCAAATCGGTGCGACACTGCCAGTATCTGTGGCTACAAGTGAGCGGTCTTTCTCATGTCTGCGCAGATTAAAGACTTATCTGCGAAGCAAAACCGGTGAGGAGCGGCTGAACGGCTTGATGTTACTTAACATCTACAAATAA
- the LOC129942265 gene encoding zinc finger MYM-type protein 1-like isoform X2, giving the protein MKLLTLQQKYVQRINKSGFFSAIADETTDISGNEQFSICARYVDTTDRQYIVREDFLCFILVKDVTGKGLASTLLTSMKDMGLNLANMRGQGYDGARAMSGRFNGCAAKAF; this is encoded by the exons ATGAAGTTATTGACGCTGCAGCAAAAATACGTCCAACGCATCAACAAATCAGGATTTTTTTCTGCTATTGCTGACGAAACTACGGATATCAGCGGGAACGAACAATTCTCAATATGTGCCCGTTATGTTGATACAACCGACAGACAATATATTGTTCGCGAAGATTTTTTGTGCTTTATACTAGTTAAAGACGTAACTGGAAAAGGGCTTGCAAGTACGTTGCTGACTTCAATGAAGGATATGGGCCTGAATCTAGCTAATATGAGAGGGCAAG GCTATGATGGGGCGCGTGCAATGAGTGGAAGATTCAACGGCTGTGCTGCCaaggctttttaa